The following coding sequences lie in one Arabidopsis thaliana chromosome 3, partial sequence genomic window:
- a CDS encoding Pectin lyase-like superfamily protein (Pectin lyase-like superfamily protein; FUNCTIONS IN: polygalacturonase activity; INVOLVED IN: carbohydrate metabolic process; LOCATED IN: plant-type cell wall; EXPRESSED IN: 7 plant structures; EXPRESSED DURING: L mature pollen stage, M germinated pollen stage, 4 anthesis, petal differentiation and expansion stage; CONTAINS InterPro DOMAIN/s: Pectin lyase fold/virulence factor (InterPro:IPR011050), Pectin lyase fold (InterPro:IPR012334), Glycoside hydrolase, family 28 (InterPro:IPR000743), Parallel beta-helix repeat (InterPro:IPR006626); BEST Arabidopsis thaliana protein match is: Pectin lyase-like superfamily protein (TAIR:AT3G07820.1); Has 3642 Blast hits to 3624 proteins in 437 species: Archae - 6; Bacteria - 810; Metazoa - 14; Fungi - 1259; Plants - 1446; Viruses - 0; Other Eukaryotes - 107 (source: NCBI BLink).) — translation MGSYFGISTIFVICLLGFSANAHEVLRLTSSPGSDITQALLRAFTTACQSPTPRKVVIPKGQFKLGEIMMSGPCKSPVEITLLGTVLADGNSIHGKEKWVVFQRMDGFRLNGGGTFDGEGNAAWRVNNCHKTFECKKLPISIRFDFVTNAEIRDISSIDAKNFHINVIGAKNMTFDNVKIMAPAESPNTDGIHLGRSVGVSIINSRISTGDDCVSVGDGMVNLLVKNVVCGPGHGISVGSLGRYGHEQDVSGIRVINCTLQETDNGLRIKTWPSAACSTTASNIHFENIILRNVSNPILIDQEYCPWNQCNKQKSSSIKLANISFRRIRGTSGNKDAVKLLCSKGYPCENVQVGDINIQYTGADGPATFMCSNVRPKLVGTQFPKACNTPPVLTQPK, via the exons atgggTTCATATTTTGGAATTTCTACAATTTTCGTGATATGTTTGCTGGGATTTTCAGCCAATGCTCATGAGGTGCTTAGACTTACGTCTTCTCCAGGTTCTGATATTACGCAG GCGCTTCTGAGAGCATTCACAACGGCATGCCAATCTCCGACACCGAGGAAGGTGGTGATCCCAAAAGGACAGTTCAAGCTTGGTGAGATCATGATGTCGGGTCCATGCAAATCTCCAGTCGAGATCACCTTGCTAGGCACTGTCCTCGCTGACGGAAACTCGATccatggaaaagaaaaatgggtcGTGTTCCAAAGAATGGATGGGTTCAGGTTGAACGGAGGTGGAACTTTCGACGGTGAAGGTAACGCAGCTTGGAGGGTCAATAACTGTCACAAGACTTTCGAGTGCAAGAAACTTCCCATC AGTATAAGGTTTGATTTCGTGACGAACGCTGAGATCAGAGACATATCCTCAATCGATGCCAAGAACTTTCACATCAACGTGATTGGCGCCAAGAACATGACCTTTGACAACGTCAAGATCATGGCTCCAGCAGAGAGCCCCAACACTGACGGGATCCACTTGGGAAGAAGTGTCGGGGTCTCCATTATCAACTCTAGGATCTCCACCGGAGATGACTGTGTCTCTGTCGGGGACGGGATGGTGAATCTTCTAGTTAAGAACGTCGTGTGTGGTCCTGGACACGGGATCAGTGTTGGAAGCCTTGGAAGGTACGGACATGAACAGGACGTCAGCGGCATTAGGGTCATCAATTGCACCCTCCAGGAGACTGACAATGGCCTCAGGATCAAGACTTGGCCCTCTGCAGCTTGCTCCACCACTGCCTCCAATATTCATTTTGAGAATATCATCCTTAGAAACGTTAGTAACCCAATCCTCATCGACCAAGAGTACTGTCCTTGGAACCAGTGCAACAagcag AAATCATCATCCATTAAGCTGGCAAACATAAGCTTCAGGAGGATTAGAGGGACATCAGGGAACAAAGACGCAGTGAAGCTATTGTGCAGCAAGGGATATCCGTGTGAGAACGTTCAGGTTGGAGACATTAATATTCAGTACACTGGAGCCGATGGTCCAGCCACCTTCATGTGCTCAAACGTAAGGCCTAAGCTAGTTGGAACTCAGTTCCCAAAGGCTTGTAACACACCACCCGTGCTGACCCAACCTAAGTAA
- a CDS encoding Ubiquitin-like superfamily protein (Ubiquitin-like superfamily protein; BEST Arabidopsis thaliana protein match is: Ubiquitin-like superfamily protein (TAIR:AT5G25340.1); Has 145 Blast hits to 145 proteins in 50 species: Archae - 0; Bacteria - 0; Metazoa - 77; Fungi - 0; Plants - 65; Viruses - 0; Other Eukaryotes - 3 (source: NCBI BLink).) — MESGDYDVETKREKLKSVLSQLLADPILADVPRNPTLSDVVTLVSLEKGSAMRLSVVKLDGSSLDVAVMNSATLKDLKLLIKKKVNEMEQANMGHRHISWKHVWSNFCLSCNNEKLLDDNAVLQDVGIRNNSQVTFMPYVMKKGRGRHSKRKKHRLFRSLHKTSS, encoded by the exons ATGGAGAGCGGCGATTACGATGTTGAGAcgaaaagagagaagcttaAATCGGTTCTCTCTCAGCTCCTTGCTGATCCGATTCTCGCCGACGTTCCGAGGAATCCAACACTTTCTGATGTCGTCACTCTTGTCAGCCTTGAGAAGGGAAGCGCTATGCGTCTCTCCGTCGTCAAGCTCGACGGCTCCTCCCTTG ATGTGGCGGTCATGAATTCAGCTACTTTGAAAGATCTGAAGCttttgatcaagaagaaagtTAACGAAATGGAGCAAGCAAACATGGGTCATCGCCATATTTCTTG GAAGCATGTATGGTCAAACTTCTGTCTTTCGTGTAATAATGAGAAGTTGCTTGACGATAATGCTGTTCTTCAGGATGTTGGAATCCGGAACAATTCTCAG GTGACTTTCATGCCATATGTGATGAAGAAGGGTCGAGGAAGACACtccaagaggaagaagcatcgTCTCTTTCGTTCTCTCCACAAGACTTCTTCTTGA
- a CDS encoding Pectin lyase-like superfamily protein (Pectin lyase-like superfamily protein; FUNCTIONS IN: polygalacturonase activity; INVOLVED IN: carbohydrate metabolic process; LOCATED IN: endomembrane system; EXPRESSED IN: petal, leaf whorl, male gametophyte, flower; EXPRESSED DURING: L mature pollen stage, M germinated pollen stage, 4 anthesis, petal differentiation and expansion stage; CONTAINS InterPro DOMAIN/s: Pectin lyase fold/virulence factor (InterPro:IPR011050), Pectin lyase fold (InterPro:IPR012334), Glycoside hydrolase, family 28 (InterPro:IPR000743), Parallel beta-helix repeat (InterPro:IPR006626); BEST Arabidopsis thaliana protein match is: Pectin lyase-like superfamily protein (TAIR:AT3G07820.1); Has 3647 Blast hits to 3632 proteins in 442 species: Archae - 4; Bacteria - 810; Metazoa - 14; Fungi - 1262; Plants - 1450; Viruses - 0; Other Eukaryotes - 107 (source: NCBI BLink).), whose product MGSYLGISAVLFVISLLGFSANAEVFNVGGSPGSDITQALLKAFTSACQAPTASKVVITKGEFKLGEIEMTGPCKAPVEINLQGTLKADGKAIQGKERWVVFLRINGFKLNGGGIFDGEGNAAWRVNNCHKTFECKKLPISIRFDFVENAEIRDISSIDAKNFHINVLGAKNMTFDNVKVIAPAESPNTDGIHLGRSEGVKILNSKIATGDDCISVGDGMKNLHVENVMCGPGHGISVGSLGRYVHEQDVTGITVVNCTLQGTDNGLRIKTWPSAACATTASGIHFENIILNNVSNPILIDQEYCPWNQCNKQKPSTIKLVDISFKNIRGTSGNKDAVKLLCSKAHPCANVEIGNINLEYKGADGPPTFMCSNVSPKLVGTQNPKACSAGPTPKTAAKGDL is encoded by the exons atgggTTCATATTTAGGAATTTCTGCAGTTCTTTTCGTAATATCTTTGCTGGGATTTTCAGCCAATGCTGAGGTGTTCAACGTTGGTGGTTCTCCAGGTTCTGATATTACTCAG GCACTTCTGAAAGCATTCACATCAGCATGCCAAGCTCCGACAGCGAGCAAGGTGGTGATCACAAAGGGTGAGTTCAAGCTTGGTGAGATCGAGATGACGGGCCCATGCAAAGCTCCAGTCGAGATCAACCTCCAAGGTACTCTCAAAGCTGATGGAAAAGCTATCCAGGGGAAGGAAAGATGGGTCGTCTTCCTAAGAATTAATGGCTTTAAGTTAAACGGAGGTGGAATCTTCGACGGTGAAGGCAATGCAGCTTGGAGAGTCAATAACTGTCACAAGACTTTCGAGTGCAAGAAACTTCCCATC AGTATAAGGTTTGATTTCGTGGAGAATGCTGAGATTAGAGACATATCCTCGATAGATGCTAAGAACTTCCACATAAACGTTCTCGGCGCCAAGAACATGACCTTTGATAACGTCAAGGTCATCGCTCCGGCAGAGAGCCCCAACACTGACGGTATCCATTTGGGAAGAAGTGAAGGAGTCAAGATCCTCAACTCTAAGATAGCCACCGGAGATGACTGCATCTCTGTTGGGGATGGGATGAAGAACCTCCACGTCGAGAACGTTATGTGCGGTCCTGGACACGGAATCAGTGTCGGGAGTCTTGGAAGGTACGTGCATGAGCAAGATGTCACAGGCATTACTGTCGTGAACTGCACCCTTCAGGGAACTGACAATGGGCTAAGGATCAAGACATGGCCATCTGCGGCTTGCGCCACCACCGCCTCTGGTATTCATTTTGAGAACATCATCCTTAACAACGTTAGCAACCCAATCCTCATTGACCAGGAGTACTGCCCTTGGAACCAGTGCAACAAGcag AAACCATCGACGATTAAGCTGGTGGACATAAGCTTCAAGAATATTAGAGGAACATCAGGGAACAAGGACGCAGTGAAGCTATTGTGCAGCAAGGCGCATCCATGTGCGAATGTTGAGATTGGAAACATTAACCTTGAGTACAAGGGAGCCGATGGTCCACCGACTTTCATGTGCTCAAACGTTTCCCCTAAGCTTGTGGGAACTCAGAACCCGAAGGCTTGTAGCGCCGGACCCACTCCCAAGACAGCTGCTAAGGGAGACTTGTAG
- a CDS encoding F-box and associated interaction domains-containing protein (F-box and associated interaction domains-containing protein; CONTAINS InterPro DOMAIN/s: F-box domain, cyclin-like (InterPro:IPR001810), F-box domain, Skp2-like (InterPro:IPR022364), F-box associated domain, type 3 (InterPro:IPR013187), F-box associated interaction domain (InterPro:IPR017451); BEST Arabidopsis thaliana protein match is: F-box and associated interaction domains-containing protein (TAIR:AT3G23880.1); Has 2008 Blast hits to 1989 proteins in 53 species: Archae - 0; Bacteria - 0; Metazoa - 0; Fungi - 0; Plants - 2006; Viruses - 0; Other Eukaryotes - 2 (source: NCBI BLink).), with the protein MASEKSFKKRKITDDVDGVGVGGGLESLPEDIIADIFSRLPISSIARLMFVCRSWRSVLTQHGRLSSSSSSPTKPCLLLHCDSPIRNGLHFLDLSEEEKRIKTKKFTLRFASSMPEFDVVGSCNGLLCLSDSLYNDSLYLYNPFTTNSLELPECSNKYHDQELVFGFGFHEMTKEYKVLKIVYFRGSSSNNNGIYRGRGRIQYKQSEVQILTLSSKTTDQSLSWRSLGKAPYKFVKRSSEALVNGRLHFVTRPRRHVPDRKFVSFDLEDEEFKEIPKPDCGGLNRTNHRLVNLKGCLCAVVYGNYGKLDIWVMKTYGVKESWGKEYSIGTYLPKGLKQNLDRPMWIWKNAENGKVVRVLCLLENGEILLEYKSRVLVAYDPKLGKFKDLLFHGLPNWFHTVVHAGTLSWFDTPLDLW; encoded by the coding sequence ATGGCTTCAGAGAAGAGtttcaagaagagaaagatcacCGATGATGTAGACGGAGTAGGAGTAGGAGGAGGACTAGAATCCCTTCCCGAAGATATCATCGCCGACATATTCTCTCGCCTACCAATCTCCTCCATAGCTCGGCTTATGTTCGTTTGCAGATCTTGGAGATCTGTTTTGACTCAACACGgtcgtctctcttcttcttcttcttccccgaCAAAGCCATGTCTTCTCCTTCACTGCGATTCGCCAATACGCAACGGTCTTCACTTCCTCGACctatcagaagaagagaaacgcATCAAGACCAAGAAATTCACATTAAGATTCGCATCTTCCATGCCGGAGTTTGACGTGGTAGGCTCTTGTAACGGTTTGCTCTGTTTGTCTGATTCTCTCTACAACGATTCACTCTACCTTTACAATCCTTTTACTACAAACTCCTTAGAGCTTCCCGAATGTTCCAACAAGTACCACGACCAAGAACTTGTCTTCGGTTTTGGATTCCATGAGATGACAAAGGAATACAAAGTTTTGAAGATAGTTTACTTCAGAGGTAGTAGTAGTAACAATAACGGTATTTACAGAGGTCGTGGTAGAATCCAGTACAAGCAATCAGAGGTTCAGATCTTAACCTTGTCATCAAAAACAACAGATCAATCTTTGTCCTGGAGAAGCTTAGGCAAAGCTCCTTATAAGTTTGTGAAACGTTCATCGGAGGCTTTGGTCAACGGGAGGTTACATTTTGTGACAAGGCCTCGTAGGCACGTGCCGGATCGTAAGTTTGTATCATTTGatcttgaagatgaagagtTTAAAGAGATTCCTAAACCAGACTGTGGTGGTCTAAACCGGACCAACCATAGACTAGTGAACCTTAAAGGGTGTCTTTGCGCGGTCGTTTATGGTAACTATGGAAAATTAGACATATGGGTTATGAAGACTTATGGAGTCAAAGAATCATGGGGAAAAGAGTATAGCATTGGGACTTACTTGCCAAAGGGGCTAAAGCAAAATCTGGACCGACCAATGTGGATTTGGAAGAACGCTGAGAATGGTAAAGTGGTTCGGGTTTTATGTTTGTTGGAGAATGGAGAGATCTTGTTGGAGTATAAGAGTAGGGTTCTTGTGGCATATGATCCAAAATTGGGTAAATTTAAAGATCTTCTTTTCCATGGGTTGCCTAATTGGTTTCACACTGTTGTTCATGCTGGAACATTGTCTTGGTTTGATACACCCCTTGATTTAtggtaa
- a CDS encoding Ubiquitin-like superfamily protein, with the protein MESGDYDVETKREKLKSVLSQLLADPILADVPRNPTLSDVVTLVSLEKGSAMRLSVVKLDGSSLDVAVMNSATLKDLKLLIKKKVNEMEQANMGHRHISWKHVWSNFCLSCNNEKLLDDNAVLQDVGIRNNSQVKHLCIIQSQLRVNWVMIQLF; encoded by the exons ATGGAGAGCGGCGATTACGATGTTGAGAcgaaaagagagaagcttaAATCGGTTCTCTCTCAGCTCCTTGCTGATCCGATTCTCGCCGACGTTCCGAGGAATCCAACACTTTCTGATGTCGTCACTCTTGTCAGCCTTGAGAAGGGAAGCGCTATGCGTCTCTCCGTCGTCAAGCTCGACGGCTCCTCCCTTG ATGTGGCGGTCATGAATTCAGCTACTTTGAAAGATCTGAAGCttttgatcaagaagaaagtTAACGAAATGGAGCAAGCAAACATGGGTCATCGCCATATTTCTTG GAAGCATGTATGGTCAAACTTCTGTCTTTCGTGTAATAATGAGAAGTTGCTTGACGATAATGCTGTTCTTCAGGATGTTGGAATCCGGAACAATTCTCAGGTTAAACACCTCTGTATAATCCAATCTCAATTAAGAGTTAATTGGGTTATGATTCAACTCTTTTGA
- a CDS encoding Pectin lyase-like superfamily protein (Pectin lyase-like superfamily protein; FUNCTIONS IN: polygalacturonase activity; INVOLVED IN: carbohydrate metabolic process; LOCATED IN: endomembrane system; EXPRESSED IN: male gametophyte, pollen tube; EXPRESSED DURING: L mature pollen stage, M germinated pollen stage; CONTAINS InterPro DOMAIN/s: Pectin lyase fold/virulence factor (InterPro:IPR011050), Pectin lyase fold (InterPro:IPR012334), Glycoside hydrolase, family 28 (InterPro:IPR000743), Parallel beta-helix repeat (InterPro:IPR006626); BEST Arabidopsis thaliana protein match is: Pectin lyase-like superfamily protein (TAIR:AT3G14040.1); Has 4047 Blast hits to 4030 proteins in 524 species: Archae - 4; Bacteria - 1019; Metazoa - 14; Fungi - 1417; Plants - 1470; Viruses - 3; Other Eukaryotes - 120 (source: NCBI BLink).), with protein MVGSHKASGVLLVLLVVMATTIANGTPVVDKAKNAATAVEDTAKNAATAVGGAAASVGAKVSGAKPGAAVDVKASGAKGDSKTDDSAAFAAAWKEACAAGSTITVPKGEYMVESLEFKGPCKGPVTLELNGNFKAPATVKTTKPHAGWIDFENIADFTLNGNKAIFDGQGSLAWKANDCAKTGKCNSLPINIRFTGLTNSKINSITSTNSKLFHMNILNCKNITLSDIGIDAPPESLNTDGIHIGRSNGVNLIGAKIKTGDDCVSIGDGTENLIVENVECGPGHGISIGSLGRYPNEQPVKGVTVRKCLIKNTDNGVRIKTWPGSPPGIASNILFEDITMDNVSLPVLIDQEYCPYGHCKAGVPSQVKLSDVTIKGIKGTSATKVAVKLMCSKGVPCTNIALSDINLVHNGKEGPAVSACSNIKPILSGKLVPAACTEVAKPGP; from the exons atgGTGGGTTCTCACAAAGCAAGCGGAGTGCTTCTTGTGCTACTAGTGGTTATGGCCACCACAATAGCAAACGGGACACCGGTTGTCGATAAAGCAAAAAATGCAGCTACAGCAGTTGAAGATACAGCAAAAAATGCAGCTACAGCAGTTGGCGGTGCAGCTGCATCAGTTGGTGCTAAAGTATCAGGTGCCAAACCAGGCGCAGCAGTTGATGTTAAAGCATCAGGAGCCAAAGGAGACAGCAAAACTGATGATAGTGCG gCATTTGCGGCTGCATGGAAAGAAGCTTGTGCAGCAGGGAGCACAATTACAGTGCCAAAAGGTGAGTATATGGTAGAGAGCCTAGAGTTCAAAGGTCCATGCAAAGGTCCAGTCACTTTGGAATTGAATGGCAATTTCAAGGCTCCGGCTACGGTCAAGACCACTAAGCCACATGCCGGATGGATTGATTTCGAAAATATAGCTGATTTCACTTTGAATGGAAACAAAGCTATTTTTGACGGTCAAGGGTCCCTCGCTTGGAAGGCCAATGATTGTGCCAAAACTGGCAAATGCAACTCTCTCCCTATC aACATCCGATTCACTGGTCTAACAAACTCAAAGATTAATAGTATTACATCAACAAACAGCAAACTTTTCCACATGAACATCCTTAACTGCAAGAACATTACTCTTTCGGATATTGGTATTGATGCACCTCCGGAGAGTCTCAACACCGATGGTATCCACATCGGAAGGTCCAATGGAGTCAACTTAATTGGGGCAAAGATCAAAACCGGAGATGACTGCGTTTCCATTGGAGATGGTACCGAAAATCTCATTGTTGAGAACGTAGAATGTGGACCAGGACACGGAATTTCCATTGGAAGTCTTGGAAGATACCCTAATGAGCAACCAGTAAAAGGAGTCACCGTGAGGAAATGCCTCATCAAGAACACTGACAATGGTGTTCGCATCAAGACATGGCCAGGATCTCCCCCCGGCATCGCCTCCAACATTCTTTTCGAAGATATCACAATGGACAATGTTAGCCTTCCCGTTCTCATCGACCAAGAGTACTGTCCTTATGGCCACTGCAAAGCTGGG GTACCATCGCAAGTGAAGTTGTCAGACGTGACTATCAAGGGCATTAAGGGTACATCAGCAACAAAGGTGGCTGTGAAGCTAATGTGCAGCAAAGGAGTGCCTTGCACCAATATTGCTCTCTCTGACATCAACTTGGTCCACAACGGCAAAGAGGGACCAGCTGTCTCGGCATGTTCTAACATCAAGCCTATTCTCAGCGGAAAGTTGGTTCCAGCGGCTTGCACTGAAGTTGCTAAACCGGGTCCATAA
- the SCN1 gene encoding Immunoglobulin E-set superfamily protein (SUPERCENTIPEDE1 (SCN1); FUNCTIONS IN: Rho GDP-dissociation inhibitor activity; INVOLVED IN: root epidermal cell differentiation, cell tip growth; LOCATED IN: cytoplasm; EXPRESSED IN: 25 plant structures; EXPRESSED DURING: 15 growth stages; CONTAINS InterPro DOMAIN/s: Immunoglobulin E-set (InterPro:IPR014756), RHO protein GDP dissociation inhibitor (InterPro:IPR000406); BEST Arabidopsis thaliana protein match is: Immunoglobulin E-set superfamily protein (TAIR:AT1G62450.1); Has 660 Blast hits to 660 proteins in 181 species: Archae - 0; Bacteria - 0; Metazoa - 325; Fungi - 162; Plants - 120; Viruses - 0; Other Eukaryotes - 53 (source: NCBI BLink).): MSLVSGARDMGFDDNNNNKNNKDGDDENSSSRTRADDDALSRQMSESSLCATEEEEDDDSKLQLGPQYTIKEHLEKDKDDESLRKWKEQLLGSVDVTNIGETLDPEVRIDSLAIISPGRPDIVLLVPENGNPKGMWFTLKEGSKYNLKFTFHVNNNIVSGLRYTNTVWKTGVKVDRAKEMLGTFSPQLEPYNHVMPEETTPSGMFARGSYSARTKFLDDDNKCYLEINYSFDIRKEWPAL, from the exons ATGTCTTTGGTATCTGGAGCCAGGGACATGGGGTTcgacgacaacaacaacaacaagaacaacaaggatggagatgatgagaacTCCTCCTCCAGAACAAGAGCCGACGACGATGCTCTTAGTCGACAGATGAGCGAATCTTCTCTTTGTGCTAccgaggaggaagaagacgacgatTCCAAATTGCAATTGGGTCCTCAGTACACTATCAAAGAACATCTCGAGAAGGACAAG GATGATGAGAGTCTGAGGAAATGGAAGGAACAGCTTCTCGGAAGTGTTGATGTCACCAACATTGGAG AGACTCTTGATCCGGAAGTGAGGATTGATAGCCTCGCCATCATATCTCCTGGAAGACCCGACATTGTTCTCTTGGTTCCTGAGAATGGAAATCCAAAGGGCATGTGGTTTACTTTGAAAGAAGGGAGCAAGTACAACTTGAAATTCACTTTTCATGTTAACAACAACATTGTCTCTGGTCTTAGGTACACCAATACAGTTTGGAAGACCGGTGTCAAAG TGGACAGAGCTAAGGAAATGCTTGGAACCTTTAGTCCTCAGTTGGAGCCATACAACCACGTGATGCCAGAAGAGACCACTCCTTCTGGCATGTTTGCTCGAGGATCATATTCTGCAAGAACTAAG tttcttgatgatgataataagtGCTACTTGGAGATCAACTACAGCTTTGACATCCGTAAAGAATGGCCTGCGCTTTGA
- a CDS encoding Ypt/Rab-GAP domain of gyp1p superfamily protein: MFGIQSRRDLTMELQSQIPILRPSIHARRANIVVKFQDLYGFTVEGNVDDVNVLNEVREKVRNQGRVWWALEASKGANWYLQPEILLIGDGIALKTSLKLSTLTNAITLKRLIRKGIPPVLRPKVWFSLSGAAKKKSTVPESYYSDLTKAVEGMVTPATRQIDHDLPRTFPGHPWLDTPEGHAALRRVLVGYSFRDSDVGYCQGLNYVAALLLLVMKTEEDAFWMLAVLLENVLVRDCYTTNLSGCHVEQRVFKDLLAQKCSRIATHLEDMGFDVSLVATEWFLCLFSKSLPSETTLRVWDVLFYEGAKVLFHAALAIFKMKENELLMTHQVGDVINILQKTSHQLFDPDELLTVAFEKIGSMTTNTISKQRKKQEPAVMAELDQRLRRLNSLKESGKST; encoded by the exons ATGTTTGGGATCCAAAGCAGACGTGATTTAACGATGGAGCTACAATCTCAGATTCCGATTCTCCGTCCAAGCATCCACGCAAGACGAGCCAACATCGTCGTTAAATTCCAGGACTTGTACGGGTTCACGGTGGAAGGAAATGTCGACGACGTTAATGTGTTGAACGAGGTTAGAGAGAAAGTCAGGAATCAAGGACGAGTTTGGTGGGCTCTTGAAGCTAGCAAAGGAGCTAATTGGTATCTTCAGCCGGAGATTCTCTTGATCGGTGACGGTATCGCTTTGAAAACTTCTCTCAAGCTCTCCACTTTGACTAATGCGATTACGTTGAAGAGATTGATTCGGAAAGGGATCCCTCCTGTGCTTAGACCTAAggtttggttttctctttctGGTGCTGCTAAGAAGAAATCCACCGTCCCAGAGAGTTATTATAGTGATTTGACCAAAGCCGTCGAAGGGATGGTCACGCCGGCTACGAGGCAGATTGATCAt GATCTGCCACGTACTTTCCCAGGCCATCCATGGTTGGACACTCCAGAAGGTCATGCTGCTCTACGACGTGTGCTTGTTGGGTATTCCTTTCGTGATTCAGATGTTGGCTATTGTCAG GGTCTAAACTACGTTGCAGCGTTACTATTACTTGTCATGAAGACAGAAGAAGACGCATTCTGGATGCTAGCGGTCCTTTTGGAAAACGTATTAGTCCGTGATTGTTACACAACCAACTTATCTGGATGTCATGTTGAGCAGCGGGTTTTCAAAGATTTGCTTGCCCAAAAATGTTCTCG aATAGCTACTCATCTTGAAGATATGGGCTTTGATGTTTCCCTTGTAGCCACTGAATGGTTTCTATGCCTCTTCTCTAAAAGCCTTCCTTCAGAG ACAACTCTAAGGGTGTGGGATGTACTTTTCTATGAAGGAGCGAAGGTTCTATTCCATGCAGCTTTAGCAATATTCAAG ATGAAAGAGAACGAGCTGCTTATGACCCACCAGGTCGGCGATGTTATCAACATATTACAGAAAACTTCACACCAGCTTTTTGACCCGGATGAATTATTAACG GTGGCATTTGAGAAAATCGGATCAATGACTACCAACACGATAtcaaagcagaggaagaagcaggAACCAGCAGTGATGGCAGAACTTGACCAGAGACTTCGGAGACTTAACTCTCTTAAAGAAAGTGGGAAGAgcacataa